tgtgtgtgtgttctctAGGGAAGAAAGAAAAGTGATGCTGTGGAAagcttttgggaaaatttgttAGATAATGGTGGATTGCGCTGACCGGCCATTTTTCTAGCATTTCTGAGAAAATTCTGTGCTAGTtttattaaaagaaaattttgttcaattttcccCAAATTTCAGTGCACCTGTGAAGAGGAAACAAGCTAGGAACATCTCAGGAAATCAAAATGTCGGACACAGAGGTCGTTGAACCGAAAAAGGGTCGAGGCCGCCCTGCCAACCCCGAAAAGGTACGTACGCCAACCCTCTTCCTGGCCAACCCCTCGCACAAAATACGGTAAAAAATTAATTCTTCCTCTTTTTCCCTTCTCCTCACACCAGAACAGCGTCGCGCCCAAAAAGCGGGCCCGCGAGGCCGCTTCGCCCAAGGATAAGGCCGCGGCCGAGGACAAGGCCGACAAGGACAAGGCGGTGGCCTCGGACGAGGAACCGGTGGCGAAGCGCGGCCGGGGCAGACCGAAGGGGGCGGGTGCCGTTGCGAAAAAGGCGCCAAAAGCCAAGAAACCGGAAGCGAAAAAGGGAGGACGCGGCGGCGGAGGCGGAGGCCGAGGCAAGAAGAAGCCCGCCAAGAACGAGTCCAGcgaggaggacgacgacgacgacgacgagagcgAGGAGGAGGAAAACGAGAGCGAGGAGAACGACGAGTCCGACTCTTAAGCACTCTTACCTTAAACTAACTTTAACAATTTACTAaactaaataaaacaaaaagaagaagaaaacactTGTAATATTCAGCAAAACGTAACATTTTAATATAACATACACATCCATACACAACCACACACTTAACTCCATtcacaaaagaagaaaaaaccccAAACCAGACAAACAATGAaacaaaatgattcaaaataacATACACTTGTACGAAGAATATCAAACGCGGAAGTAACGCAATGTcccagaaagagagagaaaataattaaaaaaaaaacacatacaaaATTGCGTACCGTCGACatcacaaacaaaacaaaaatatttcaaaacgaaGAATTGAACAattgtaaaacaaaattaaggAAAACCCGGTATTCTTTCGGCATTAGTAGTGAAATAAAGAAACAATTCTAAGTTACATCGGTTGTTGTTTCAATTTGCATGTTTGATTTTTCGATACTTTCAAGCCatgattttaacatttcaagGAAAAACTGCACAGTGAAAGATTGTGTAAATATGGAAGGTGTAAAACTTCATggtgtaatattttttaaatcaatgttaaaaaatataattttacccTAAAAACTTTCTGAGATAAAACTATATATCtatatctcggattagttttcaaaaagacgtaagagccaatggtaacCAAAGCCTTTTTTTgcctcggtattcgacctacttatgaaaaaacaatttcaaaaatgcttaagattgttcatctacacgtctttcaagtgccccaaactaaaaataagttaaattttattacaatttagagaaaaacgaatattagtgtccgaggtcacggtggctcttacggatttttgaaaactcacccgagatataTACTATATATCTGGGAATTGTGGCATCTTTTTAAAACTGATTGGAATAATtcccatttagaatgaattaaaatatgttttaggttaaaacttttaacaaatggtcgattatccgaagttcgaaatttaaaacttataaatatctgagcaaaattatataaactaatcagaaaaaacatttgaaaaattcgaaattgttagaacattggatgttcaatgtaagatgttcaagttcgaatgaaccaatgcttctcttatattcttattcagaaagtgtaaattttaacttatcaaaaattccaatagcTATAATTGAGAGAACCCAACTTAATGTGGACccaaaaatttaccttaaagcatacttagcGGTCAGGGGTCTCAAAGTGTTTGGATGATGGGCCAAATTTGatgctcaaatgagcttgcgggctaaatttacaaaataagatatttgaaaaaataacgaaaacgaagttgacattatagctgtcggccacccttgctagtaccaaccactagtgtcttcctttttatctacaaggacttcgccgccctgggctcctaagtgtatgaaagtatggcacggagcgacggcgccgaatacccatatttacacaaagaattttagagcgcccgccgcgggattcgaaccggcgacctccggattgtgagtccagtgcgcggtccgattggtccacacgggcgggactgaaaaaataacgtaattttttatctaaaagactagaaaatatttttttcagctgaagtttcaacaaatgatttttttcagcatttccgTTAGttgaaaacaatataaaataatataataatgtGAATAATAATATATAGAAAacacaaaatagtagttttttataggtattgttgattttattgttttaagtatttaaaaaaatgtttttactgaaggtacttgtgttttcaataaaaaaaattaaagtatttttatatttcgaaaatggtgacatgtAATCTGCATAATTCATGTAACagcgtaattttatctttaaattaagtgtgactaataaaaaatcgttgagagccagaatttcaacatttcaacaaaaaaaaaatacaaaatgttttAAAGCACCCGTAAAGTTGAAttgaaatcattattttcaaaaaatgtaagattggacaaaaaaaacatttttgcgaaaatacattaaatcatctaaaatgcacaaaaaaacaaattatttttgaataaaccagaacatgctcaaaatgattctaaacgcagagaaatacatttttgattgatttcagatgattgcacttaaaatttccattgatgttttgtagttttttgaaacaatatttttgcccATGAGGAGGTATGTCgaaaaaagctttgtaaaatacttggaatattttaattaaagtaaaaccaactgaaaataagaaaaattcagatttttttaaacttataattgcaaaacaactggactggtgttaaatgcatttccagagtttttttttaaaaggacctatacactattgtcttttatatgtttataggacctattcaaaaaaaaaaaaaaaactctagattttaaaagccctttttcattgaaatgttcaagccatggcttgtaatttgaatttttatattgtttccCTTCCTTCCtaaacattccaacgcccaaggctccaaaaaagttggaacggtaacttcaactcaatggttctcgggcataactcaaccaatcaagattattcttctttccagtgatttgttaggatgtctagatgattctagaactttgaagaacttaatttgatcaaatctgtaatttttgcgatcaaaaacatcgttccaccttttttttttcgcgtgtaaaaaaaaattcgccaaaaattccgcggaggcagttgttttaaaaaaggtggaacgatgttttcggtcgcagaaattacagatttgctcaaatcaagttctgccaaattttaggatcatctagacattcatACAAaccactggaaacaagaatcgtcccgattggttgagtaatggccgagaaccagcgagttgaagttaccgttccaccttttttgggaggcttgggcgtccgtgtaagttagacaggcgttgggcgttccagtgttaaacatttctttttaaacataaaacgaaTCATTGAGATATTCATTGAAGTTTTGCCAAGCTGCTGAAGTACCTACCTATAGGTACATTTTTGTGTCTAAAACGTTTGTTACCGAAACGATTATTGCTGCGTTTCATTCATTATTATTATCTGTTCATGACACCATTTTaacatgaatttaaatttattaatagcACTGCGTTCCCAGCGGGAAATCCCCCAAACGGTTTGGtctgagttaaaaaaaatgattggaatACAATGCTGAAGCATATCATATGGCGTGTGTATTGCACTACAAAATGGGAACTGGTTtaaatgacgaaaaaaaaaaaaaaacattaaaatatcagATTTCTGCTAATTTATTCCGAAATGACCTCCAACATTCTCCATCAACGTGGTAAATACTCTCCCTCTATTAGATCACGCTTCTAAGCTGAACAAATTTAAAACCCCGCGAGCGCGAAATTTTCCAGCAGTCGTCAACGAATCTCCCTTTTCCTTCAAGAGAACGTGCATAAACTACGTGGTCTctaaattggaaattttgaacaCTCCGTCCGTCCCCCCACCAAGACCCTTTCGCGCACCGCTAAATACTGTGTAAAGTTGGAATGTTCAAAAACGacagtgtaattttaccttcgTTTTTGCCGAGTGACACAACAAAACTTTGCCAAACGGATTTGACGCTAAAAATGTGCAATACTTTTACGTTAAAGAATTTCAAATCCACCCTTATGACTatagacaaatccagcgaaagctcaacgctactttttgatggtgagagatttgacagctcccatactaaatgtctcgattttcatactttttgttaattttcttctaaaataaaatacttaacatatgaaaactatatatttttggtgcccaaaattcctgctgaatcgaatggtgtacttatctcaattgcaaattttttgaacagtttttattttaataatattctagacacattttgtgcacctaatcaatcaatacttttatcataaataatcattttattgcttaaaaattgagttttcctgagctcccatattcaaatacatggaagctgtcatttctaacaccattggccacctagcggccatttcaaactggatacgtctattggtacgttcgtttgaacagccagtgcggcactgagtgccgcactcgttggttccagttttggttcaaacgaacattctttttcagtgtgcatggaactcgcatgaaactgaaaaaatatcgagtttggcactagagtttcagttccaagatggcggcaaaacccgagcggaactagcgcgagtttcttcaaaaaaacactttgacagctctgagcgCGGCACTTAGAGCGGAACTAGCCCTCAAACCAACGTACCATATGTTTTGGCTCAAGAACTTTGACAACTGCCAAACAAAAACGTTTGTTTAAAAATCCTCGGAAAATGGGTAAGTCATTTGTGGATGgcaccatacaatatttttactttctGTATGGACCATGGTTTTTCGACAAGACCCCCGCCCCTCCGAACAAaattccacgtggtttatggacgaGCCCTTGCCGACAGCAGCGCTCCAGACACGTCGGTGCGGATTCGAACAGAAACTAACTCACCGACTGCCTGTTCGATGCTGATTGGAGCAACTCGGACCAATCAGCACCGGCCAGCTGTCGGGTGTAAACAGTCATCGGGTAAAACGTGCAATGGTTTGCggcatttttgatactttttaatttattgaattgatATTTATTGGGTGATTGTATTATTAAACATTATTGTTATTGCTTATATACTTAATTTACTACGCATAATTATagtggtacggtatgtccacgcatccttcaaACCTCGGAAATTCTgtaaaatgtgatccgttctcagaaccCTCTCTGCGGTTAAcataacgcagtagggctggtcgctttaatttttgcaatacattttcgggtgttctcgactgtactgcaattattaacaTTGACAGAATGCATTAATCAGAATGGCTAACAATTGTTAAGACTAATACGGAGCTCGGAAGAACCGCAAAACtctaatttaagaatttcagaatttaagaatttaagaatttaagaatttaagaatttaagaatttaagaatttaagaatttgaaaatttaagaatttaagaatttaagaatttaagaatttaagaatttaagaattta
This is a stretch of genomic DNA from Culex pipiens pallens isolate TS chromosome 1, TS_CPP_V2, whole genome shotgun sequence. It encodes these proteins:
- the LOC120427264 gene encoding high mobility group protein I-like translates to MSDTEVVEPKKGRGRPANPEKNSVAPKKRAREAASPKDKAAAEDKADKDKAVASDEEPVAKRGRGRPKGAGAVAKKAPKAKKPEAKKGGRGGGGGGRGKKKPAKNESSEEDDDDDDESEEEENESEENDESDS